TGGCCGAGCGCCTCCAGCGCGACCTTGGCCACGCCGTAGAAGGTGTCGGGACGGGGCCGCACGTCGACGCCGAGGTCACTGCCGCCGGCGGTGCGCTCCCAGAAACCCACCGCGTGGCAACTGCTCGCCAGCACCACGCGCTGGATGCCCCGGCGCAGCGCGGCGTCGAGCACGGCCTGCGTGCCCTGCACGTTGGCCTCGAGGATCTGCGGGAGTGGCGCTTCGTGCGGGATACCGGCCAGGTGGATCACCGCCCCGCAGCCCACCGTGGCGGCGTCGAGCGCGGCACTGTCGAGCACGTCGATGCTGCTGATGTCCGGGTCGCCGTCGGGTTCGCGGTCGAGCGAGTGCAGTTCCCAGCCCAGGGAGGCCAGGCGGGGACGCACCATCCGGCCGATGGTGCCCGCAGCGCCGGTGATCAGCACCGGTGACTGCGAGGAGGCCGCAAGGGTGGTCACCGTCGCGACATTAGTCGTGCCGTCGGAGCTTGGCATCCCCCGATCGCGTGTCCGGGCGGCGATGGAGAGTAACCATCGCCATCCCGACCAGCGACGAAAGCCGAGAACAGAGGACGTCGATCAGCCCGCAACTGTCACGCTCAGTTCGCGGGTCCCGGCGCGGATCTGCCGTTCCAGCACCTCGTCGGGCCCGACGTAGGCGCCCGGCCAGACCACCGAGCTCGTCACGGTGCCCAGCACCTGCGCGCCCTCACCGATGACGCTCGCACCGTGCGACGCGTGCAGATTGGCCGCCAGGTAGTCGGCCGGGGTGCCGCAGTCGATGGCCACCGTGTTCTCCGGCAGCACGAACAGGTCGAGGCGGTCCTTCTCCATCTCCTGCCGCCACAGCACCTCGTACAGGCCGGTGATCTCCACCTCGAGGTTCTTCACCAGGTCCCACGGCAGCAGGCAGGCCCCGACGTAACAGACCGCCGTGCCGTCGGGAGTGGTGAAGTCGCGCCGGGTGGTGGCGGGGGCACACAGCAGACGGCAGCGCTCGCCGTCCCAGCCGTCCGCGAAACCCTTCAGGCCGTCCGGCAGGTACTGGTCGGCGTTGGTCACCAGGGCGTGGCGCCCGTCCAGCCAGGGTTTGAGGTGGGCCACACCGCCCGCGGTGCCGAGGGATTCCGGGGCTTCGACCGAGAGGTGAGCCCGGTCTCCGACGTGCGCCTGGATCTGCCCGGCGTGGTGGAAGACGTTCACCGCCAGGTTGGCCGGGCCGTTCCCGGTCAGCGGCGCGAGGCGGGACAGAGCCTGGTCGAGCAGGGCGATGTTGCCGACGGGGCACAGCGGCTTGGGGCGCAGCTCGGTGAGGGGGCGCAGGCGCGTGCCCTCACCGGCGGCGAGCACGATGCCGGCCATGCCGTTGTGGCTGTCATGACTGGGGTGATCAGGAAGGCTAGGCACCGAGCGTGCGGCCTTCGTGCGGGGTGGACGCCTGGAAACGGATCAGCTCGGCGACAGCGGTGCGGGTGGGGTCGTCGGTGGTCTCCGGGTCGGTCAGCTCGTCGAAGCGGATCCAGCCGGACTCCAGCGCCTCGCCGGAGGCCTCGACCGGGAACGGCTCGGCGACGCGCACCCAGAACAGGACGTCGACGCGGCGGGAGCTGGGCTCGACCACGGTGGAGAACGGCAGGCCGACCTCGACCCGCAGCCCGGTCTCCTCCTCGACCTCGCGCACCACCGCGGAGGACGCGTTCTCGCCCCGGTTCAGCAGACCGCCCGGGAAGGTCCAGCCCCGGCGGTGCCGCTGTTTCAGCATCAGCAGGGTGCCCTCGTGCTCGATCAACGCCAGGGCACCGACCGTGTGGCCCGGGGCGACCCGGCGGATGATCCACAGGCGGAGGAAGCGGGGA
The Kineosporia sp. NBRC 101731 genome window above contains:
- a CDS encoding NUDIX domain-containing protein, which produces MSGRQVVRRPYAMALSLYRRLPRFLRLWIIRRVAPGHTVGALALIEHEGTLLMLKQRHRRGWTFPGGLLNRGENASSAVVREVEEETGLRVEVGLPFSTVVEPSSRRVDVLFWVRVAEPFPVEASGEALESGWIRFDELTDPETTDDPTRTAVAELIRFQASTPHEGRTLGA
- a CDS encoding NAD(P)-dependent oxidoreductase produces the protein MTTLAASSQSPVLITGAAGTIGRMVRPRLASLGWELHSLDREPDGDPDISSIDVLDSAALDAATVGCGAVIHLAGIPHEAPLPQILEANVQGTQAVLDAALRRGIQRVVLASSCHAVGFWERTAGGSDLGVDVRPRPDTFYGVAKVALEALGQLYSDRFGLEVVSLRIGACKEKPANRRELSTWLSPGDAARLMDASLRGPVRGHVIAYGVSANTRGWWDLSTARAMGYQPQDDSEAFAEEIPPETSRRSRTGEQPPPAPERVGGPFTSLPLGGLTRSFQN
- a CDS encoding sugar phosphate nucleotidyltransferase; translation: MAGIVLAAGEGTRLRPLTELRPKPLCPVGNIALLDQALSRLAPLTGNGPANLAVNVFHHAGQIQAHVGDRAHLSVEAPESLGTAGGVAHLKPWLDGRHALVTNADQYLPDGLKGFADGWDGERCRLLCAPATTRRDFTTPDGTAVCYVGACLLPWDLVKNLEVEITGLYEVLWRQEMEKDRLDLFVLPENTVAIDCGTPADYLAANLHASHGASVIGEGAQVLGTVTSSVVWPGAYVGPDEVLERQIRAGTRELSVTVAG